Below is a genomic region from Balneola sp. MJW-20.
ACAAAATTAGTAAGGCGGGCGACAAGCCTTGGCGGCATTGAAAGTACCTGGGAGCACCGGAGATCGTCAGAAGGAGAGGGATCTCCGACCCCTGAAAATCTTATTCGCATGAGCGTTGGCCTTGAGCATCCGGATGACATCATAGATGATCTGAAGCAGGCGCTGGATCAATGATTGGTGACCGGTATCACTGATTTGAAGGAAAAGCTGTACTTAGTGTCCCATGTCTAAAGAAAAAGGGCCCGCTGATTCTTTAGCGAGCCCGGTCGTTGGTCATCAATTTCAAGCAATAGCTGCACTATTTGACGAGCAGCATTTGTTTGGTGAAACTTTGTCCCGCTGCGACCAACCGGTAAAAGTAAATGCCGCTGGATAAACCTGAAGCATCAAAAGAAGCAGTATAGCTTCCTGCCGACTGTCTTGCATTGACCAGTTCTGCAACCGGTTGCCCAAGCATATTATACACGGTAAGAGTAACATCAGAATTCTGAGGCAGGGTATAACTGATATTTGTGGTCGGGTTGAAGGGATTCGGGTAATTCTGGGCAAGCTGAGTCTGATCCGGGATCCCGTCATCATCTTCTGCACTGGTACTTACATTACCATCCAGATAATTTTCAAGCACGGCCATCTGTGGTTTGTCATCGCCGTTACTATAAGGTTCAATGGACAGAAAATATCCGTCTCCCCACCAGGGACCTGCAGCCCACCAGGCCCATGCCATCCAGACATCCTGGTTTTCCTCCACATGATCCAGCATGTCTTCTATTGCCGCCATGCAAGTATTATTAAATGCAGCTCCGAATTCAGCCAGGAATCCTACTTTACCGTTATCTCTTAACCAATTGGTAAAGTCTATCAGCTTTTCAGAACCTATGGTAGAACTTTGGCAGGTCTGGCTTGCACCTGAATAATTACTATCGAGATACTGATGTACTTCATAAGCCATATTATCCGCAGGATCATTGATGGTAAGCATGACTTCTGCATTAGGCGAGCCGTACCAGTTATCGAACCAGGAATGGGCACCGGTCCATCCGTTTCCGGGTACCGTGATGAGATTGGTTGAACCTGTTTCACGTATGCCGTCAATCGCTGCCTGAGCATTGTCCCTCCATACTTCGGTAGACATGTCATGCGGCTCATTGACCAGTCCGAACATTACCCTTGGATTATTCTTATATACTTCGGCAACTCTTGCCCAGAAATCAGCAAATGCAGCTGAAGTTACTTCACTGCTGCCCACAACCTTACCGTAATAACGGGAGTAATTGTGAGGGTTGAGCAAGACATGAGCTCCTTTCGAGGTCGCGTAGTTCACGATCTCATTCATTCGTCCGAGTTCAGTTTCATTCAGCGGGGAGAACTCAGAGCGCTGCAGTCGTTCCCACCTGAATCCTATCCTGAAAACCGTCATTCCTTTCGACATGAAATAGTCTACTTCTTCTTTTGTGGGGTAGATATAGTCGCTGCCGTAATTGCCGGGCAAGTTGCCTTCACCGAATTCAGCTCCGGCAAGATTTACACCTTTGAGGAATTGGTCCGTTTGGGCGTATGACAGATTATAGGATAGTATACCGATGAATAGTAAGAGTAAAATTCTTAACAATACCTTATCCAGGTAGTTGTTTTGTTGAGTCATAATGTAAAGTGTTGGATTAACAGGGTTGCATTATAACTGTGAACAGATATAAATGTTCCCGAATGAAAAAGTATGTTTAAACGGTTATGACCATAGACTGAATATGCCGAAAGCGATGTGTGATCAGCTATTTAGTTAAAGATATTCAGTAATTGCAGTGCTTTATCGGGATTTTGAACTAATTGGAATAATCTCGAACTTTAGAGTCCTGTTCAAAATTCATAAAAAAAGCCTGCTAGGCAGCAAATCAATCAAATTTTATGGCTAAGGTAGAAGTAGTAATGCCCCAAATGGGCGAATCAGTAATGGAAGGAACGGTAATCGAATGGAGCAAAAGCGTCGGTGATACTGTAGAGGTAGATGAAACGCTGCTTGAGATCGCGACTGACAAAGTGGATAGTGAAGTTCCTTCCCCTGAAGCCGGAGTACTTGTAGAAATACTCGTTAACGAGGGTGATACTATTGAA
It encodes:
- a CDS encoding cellulase family glycosylhydrolase — protein: MTQQNNYLDKVLLRILLLLFIGILSYNLSYAQTDQFLKGVNLAGAEFGEGNLPGNYGSDYIYPTKEEVDYFMSKGMTVFRIGFRWERLQRSEFSPLNETELGRMNEIVNYATSKGAHVLLNPHNYSRYYGKVVGSSEVTSAAFADFWARVAEVYKNNPRVMFGLVNEPHDMSTEVWRDNAQAAIDGIRETGSTNLITVPGNGWTGAHSWFDNWYGSPNAEVMLTINDPADNMAYEVHQYLDSNYSGASQTCQSSTIGSEKLIDFTNWLRDNGKVGFLAEFGAAFNNTCMAAIEDMLDHVEENQDVWMAWAWWAAGPWWGDGYFLSIEPYSNGDDKPQMAVLENYLDGNVSTSAEDDDGIPDQTQLAQNYPNPFNPTTNISYTLPQNSDVTLTVYNMLGQPVAELVNARQSAGSYTASFDASGLSSGIYFYRLVAAGQSFTKQMLLVK